From one Candidatus Chromulinivorax destructor genomic stretch:
- a CDS encoding BatD family protein, which yields MNMFKQKICLLNVIVYFFLVTSNDSMYATNFDMHVLNVSLKDMNYCTIDQIKRQTPCILQIDFISDKGGEKEFDLKPITGLDNFKHSHYEKTVIIFMDNGKLCYKHIYKYILEGHRKGVYSVGPFIVKNSLGNILKSSRISVVIGDETLVCADQVCAVKYFTQAELAAKSVYLYEKNILNIHFFDRIGVAGTEIVFPDFKNIKIVDVQKTNIAAIESIDGYDYVKTTWTVEFYPIDQGIIPIDEVKIKFLDQQLENKSHARGASRRFGFMMKVERSVPAPFVHLAVKPLPLSHYQLQGMSAVGQFSQLMITTDTSTILQGQGIALTLKLCGSGNLEMIDFNRLILPKSFQYYHADTKESTYNKNCKQFEFIVQANEHGMYQIPCQEFFYFDPADATYKILKSNVIDIMVTSHYLDKDKEYEKKTMQDDGCIAFDCTNINDYIFLDETPGQSSIMSISLVWYERYLHLLLLLCMMTGLYGYVFKQYLFTHDTWKRYFLFLVAYKNCRRAQLKNNAGGLYAIFLNLFIALDYAHMSIMNEERIEKYLEKHHFSEQEIIRWKIFYSKLLQVSFAQSTTLDSKILFQESFMWLQQLKEKI from the coding sequence ATGAATATGTTCAAGCAAAAGATATGTTTATTGAACGTTATTGTATATTTTTTTCTTGTAACATCAAACGACTCTATGTATGCAACAAATTTTGATATGCATGTATTGAATGTTTCTTTAAAAGATATGAATTATTGTACTATTGACCAGATAAAACGACAAACACCATGTATATTGCAAATAGATTTTATATCTGATAAAGGGGGCGAAAAAGAGTTTGATCTTAAACCTATTACTGGGTTAGATAATTTTAAGCATTCTCATTATGAAAAAACAGTTATTATATTCATGGATAATGGAAAATTATGTTATAAACATATCTATAAATATATTTTAGAAGGTCATAGAAAAGGAGTTTATTCAGTCGGACCCTTTATTGTAAAAAATTCATTGGGAAATATTTTAAAATCATCTCGAATAAGCGTTGTCATTGGAGATGAAACTCTTGTTTGTGCCGATCAGGTTTGTGCCGTAAAATATTTTACGCAAGCTGAACTTGCAGCAAAGAGCGTATATTTGTATGAAAAAAACATTTTGAATATACATTTTTTTGATCGCATTGGGGTTGCTGGCACAGAAATTGTTTTTCCAGATTTTAAAAATATAAAAATCGTAGACGTCCAAAAAACTAATATTGCTGCCATTGAATCTATTGATGGGTACGATTATGTTAAAACAACATGGACTGTTGAATTTTATCCTATTGATCAAGGTATTATCCCTATCGATGAAGTTAAAATTAAATTTTTAGATCAACAATTAGAGAATAAAAGTCATGCTCGTGGAGCATCCAGACGATTTGGTTTTATGATGAAAGTAGAACGATCGGTACCTGCTCCTTTCGTACATCTAGCAGTTAAACCATTGCCTTTATCTCATTATCAATTGCAAGGCATGTCAGCTGTCGGTCAATTTTCTCAATTAATGATTACTACTGATACATCAACAATATTGCAAGGACAAGGTATTGCACTGACCTTAAAGTTATGTGGTTCAGGTAATTTAGAAATGATCGATTTTAATAGATTAATATTACCAAAAAGTTTTCAATATTATCATGCTGATACCAAAGAATCCACGTATAATAAAAATTGTAAGCAGTTTGAATTTATAGTTCAGGCAAATGAGCATGGTATGTATCAAATACCTTGCCAAGAATTTTTTTATTTTGATCCAGCTGATGCTACGTATAAAATATTAAAAAGTAATGTAATTGATATTATGGTTACATCTCATTATCTAGATAAAGATAAAGAATATGAAAAAAAAACTATGCAAGATGACGGTTGTATTGCATTTGATTGTACAAATATTAACGATTACATCTTTTTAGATGAAACACCTGGTCAATCTTCTATCATGAGCATTTCTTTAGTATGGTATGAGCGTTATTTGCATCTATTGCTATTGTTATGCATGATGACTGGGTTGTATGGATATGTTTTTAAGCAGTATCTGTTTACACATGATACATGGAAACGATATTTTTTATTTTTAGTTGCGTATAAAAATTGTAGACGCGCTCAGTTGAAAAATAATGCAGGTGGATTGTATGCTATATTTTTAAATCTATTTATTGCGTTAGATTATGCTCACATGAGTATTATGAATGAAGAAAGAATAGAAAAATATTTAGAAAAACATCATTTTTCTGAGCAAGAAATTATACGTTGGAAAATTTTTTATAGTAAGCTATTGCAGGTATCATTTGCTCAATCTACTACCTTAGATTCTAAGATTTTATTTCAAGAATCTTTTATGTGGTTACAACAATTGAAAGAAAAAATATGA
- a CDS encoding M23 family metallopeptidase: MAEAEKMILVRQEYQQVIGMLKQTLQNKNSDEITDDLDSLDEIKNEIDTKDSEQNIVLIDEDIDDDVEHVKEDAPEEVEELEDEESKDFQFISAEDEKQLKDLRKQTRQKVQIAKKIKKKPLAQKQINQLKKTTKQTSIQDFTFHWPLELHHFWISSLFGARKKANGTPGFHYGIDLAAMKGTTVKAAAAGVVIQAQYLPGYGNNILIQHNKYYRTRYAHLHTMNVCEGQTIAIGQKIGTVGATGSVRKSGRDASHLHFEIYHNGSHVNPLRYLFN; the protein is encoded by the coding sequence ATGGCTGAAGCTGAAAAAATGATCTTAGTCCGACAAGAGTATCAACAAGTTATTGGTATGTTAAAACAGACTCTGCAAAATAAAAACTCTGATGAAATAACTGACGACTTAGATTCTTTAGATGAGATTAAAAACGAAATAGATACAAAAGATAGTGAGCAAAATATTGTTTTGATTGATGAAGATATCGATGATGATGTTGAACATGTTAAAGAAGATGCGCCAGAAGAAGTTGAAGAACTTGAAGATGAAGAATCCAAAGATTTTCAGTTTATATCAGCAGAAGATGAAAAACAGTTAAAAGATTTACGTAAGCAAACTCGCCAAAAAGTTCAAATTGCTAAAAAAATAAAAAAGAAGCCTTTAGCTCAAAAACAGATTAACCAACTTAAAAAAACAACCAAACAAACATCTATTCAAGATTTTACATTTCATTGGCCTTTAGAATTACATCATTTTTGGATTAGTTCATTGTTTGGTGCTCGTAAGAAAGCAAATGGCACTCCAGGATTCCACTATGGCATCGATCTAGCTGCAATGAAGGGGACAACTGTCAAGGCTGCAGCTGCGGGCGTTGTGATTCAAGCTCAGTACCTTCCTGGGTACGGTAATAATATTTTAATTCAACACAATAAGTATTATAGAACAAGGTATGCTCATTTACATACAATGAATGTTTGCGAAGGTCAAACTATAGCGATTGGGCAAAAAATTGGGACAGTGGGAGCCACTGGCTCAGTCCGTAAGAGTGGTCGTGATGCATCGCATTTGCATTTTGAAATTTATCATAATGGCAGCCACGTTAATCCACTTCGCTATTTATTTAATTAA
- the lepB gene encoding signal peptidase I, whose product MVQRIIAWYKRPNKSFIADTLESLLVIIPIVFLIKTFVFGLYQVPTCSMEPTMLVGERFFAEKFTVFFQPPKRGDIIAFNNPVYRYSKSPVVNLFERYVSWKVVSWTKRVIGVPGDHVQGKVEGGKTVVYLNGQKLDEPYVNQYPIIELFKKELVVGDNIYSGLCRRTFDPSKKWNEQPFYRINPTEIIRAKEFCPKNIFYPYEPTNKDIFDVQLGENQYWVMGDNRQGSSDCRSWGALDGKLIHGKIVLRLWSSDSDESWWMSDLLKHPIDFWSRMRWSRFFNFVY is encoded by the coding sequence ATGGTACAAAGAATTATTGCATGGTATAAGCGACCAAATAAGTCGTTTATTGCAGATACGCTTGAATCTTTGCTGGTAATTATTCCTATTGTTTTTTTAATTAAAACATTTGTTTTTGGATTATACCAAGTTCCAACTTGCTCAATGGAGCCGACAATGTTAGTAGGAGAAAGATTTTTTGCTGAAAAGTTTACGGTATTTTTTCAACCTCCAAAGCGTGGCGATATCATTGCTTTTAATAACCCAGTGTATCGATATTCTAAGAGCCCAGTCGTTAATCTATTTGAACGTTATGTATCATGGAAAGTAGTAAGCTGGACTAAACGTGTTATTGGTGTTCCTGGAGATCATGTACAAGGTAAGGTTGAAGGCGGAAAAACAGTTGTGTATCTCAATGGTCAAAAACTTGATGAGCCATATGTTAATCAATATCCGATTATTGAGCTATTCAAGAAAGAATTGGTTGTAGGCGATAATATTTATTCAGGTTTATGTCGCAGAACATTTGACCCATCAAAAAAATGGAATGAGCAGCCGTTTTACAGAATAAATCCTACAGAAATTATACGGGCAAAAGAATTTTGTCCTAAAAATATTTTTTACCCATATGAGCCAACAAACAAAGATATTTTTGATGTGCAACTTGGGGAAAATCAGTATTGGGTTATGGGCGATAATCGTCAAGGTAGCAGCGATTGCAGATCGTGGGGAGCTCTTGATGGTAAACTTATTCATGGCAAAATTGTATTGCGTCTTTGGTCATCTGACAGTGATGAATCATGGTGGATGTCTGATTTGTTAAAACATCCAATTGATTTCTGGAGTCGTATGAGATGGTCAAGATTCTTTAATTTTGTCTATTAA
- a CDS encoding rhodanese-like domain-containing protein, with protein MVNFIVRAVNLKTVSLISFCLLSLVGCNFSSSAQKKPQLIVINVLDKQEFDDCHIAGSINIPFAEFENKVASFDKNNHYVLYCADYACMSSGYCAKLLRDQNCKYVWEYAGGMVDWYKKGYPTQGPAQEEYLKSENINYNDEEDTSHTITAEELLVKIEEFSSRI; from the coding sequence ATGGTAAATTTTATAGTAAGAGCAGTTAATTTAAAAACAGTTTCTTTGATATCGTTTTGTTTGCTATCATTAGTTGGATGTAATTTTTCAAGCTCAGCGCAAAAAAAACCACAGTTAATTGTCATCAATGTTCTTGATAAACAAGAATTTGATGATTGCCATATTGCAGGTTCAATTAACATTCCATTTGCTGAATTTGAAAATAAAGTTGCATCATTTGATAAAAACAATCATTATGTTCTATATTGTGCAGATTATGCGTGCATGTCGAGTGGTTATTGTGCTAAACTATTACGAGATCAAAATTGTAAATATGTTTGGGAATATGCTGGAGGCATGGTTGACTGGTATAAAAAAGGTTATCCAACGCAAGGTCCTGCTCAAGAAGAATATTTGAAATCTGAAAATATTAATTACAATGATGAAGAAGATACATCTCATACAATTACAGCTGAAGAGTTGCTTGTTAAGATAGAAGAGTTTTCATCACGTATCTAA
- a CDS encoding HU family DNA-binding protein: MNKAQVLESMAKLTKMSKSSCKLALEAFVSTVGGALKLNKSVVLTGFGTFVVMKRKSRVGVNPATGNKMQIPAKKVPKFKPGKALKDLVG; the protein is encoded by the coding sequence ATGAATAAGGCGCAAGTTTTAGAAAGTATGGCAAAGCTAACAAAGATGTCTAAATCATCTTGTAAGCTCGCTCTAGAAGCTTTTGTATCAACAGTTGGCGGAGCTTTAAAACTCAATAAGTCAGTTGTTTTAACAGGTTTTGGTACTTTTGTAGTTATGAAGCGTAAAAGCCGTGTAGGTGTAAATCCTGCAACTGGAAATAAAATGCAAATACCTGCAAAAAAAGTTCCAAAATTCAAGCCTGGAAAAGCTTTAAAAGACTTAGTTGGCTAA